From the Fulvia fulva chromosome 2, complete sequence genome, one window contains:
- a CDS encoding Cell division control protein 25, whose product MVSDCRPASPHYDQGRQPARASRERGDTHEGDISSQQSSQTRRDNYPFAPRRMSGLAGSHTGGQLYVRALYDYDADDRTSLSFRSGDIIQVITQLESGWWDGVIHGVRGWFPSNYCAVVAPPYEDGMDNTIRGDSEAEESEEEYVEQEAEHPANRVSDNNETATVNQEEAAFWIPQATPDGRLFYFNTLTGESTMELPLEAPTSANETGPRDRTNIFIPDQTRPPADFMSSGYERDDDTDYASASEAEDASLTQGSKASSHRRRRSYLSDGVSPATSMDSLSQVDPLSRSRTNLTEASNMSLSAMQQGIPPVGTTMTSFANAPTGGSSTSLLPRRFFDDAHAVPLTWNTMVEDMRRAVQRYREVVSAGERSEFVRKAEDISDHLRLLLAAGSGTTDNHSGNPSIISTNKALYPHFREMMSRFSKLVLSSHIAAADFPAPDSTQKCLHEAEGVLHGVYGFVEVARQQRGEEIPRLTPGFVMGSKTAGNWQSNGLDPRDRNGSMSFMDDEHDTSTEPTATLDAELLSRLDDLKRLIVSSIRRLDEHLVLRDKLITHHKHRQIGDAICRSGTQVIEVCRPYMSTIESVNLQPLHSPLQTPQLNDFAEHKQRFYDSTADLIVACQIVASPLGDEWAEIRGPSLEERLTRLKSVGRDLDTATNQIYFSLQLLSELIPHDSNKEHRLTDGGAPFEQQVKNKNHLRPTLADIGTSKSYSEGTNAPPPSARSAESSNSSKVERFFGQVPAANAPGRDSEEMPDYLRLDHEGEIAYDIKVDPPQLRGGTLVGLVEQLTRHDRLDSPFNNTFLLTYRSFTSAEELFELLVKRWTIQPLYGLTGQDMQTWIDKKQKPIRFRVVNILKSWMDNYWMEANDEVSQKLLQRVHTFAKDTVQSTSTPGAVPLIAAIEQRLRGQDSSNKRLVLTLNSQAPAPIIPKNMKKLKFLDIDALEFARQLTIIESKLYGKIKPTECLNKTWQKKLAPGEADPAENVKALILHSNQLTNWVAQMILTQADVKRRVVVIKHFVSIADKCRTLNNFSCLTSIISALGSAPIHRLNRTWSQVNARTTATLESMRKLMGSTKNFLEYRESLHKANPPCIPFFGIYLTDLTFIEDGIPGIIKKTQLINFAKRAKTAEVIRDIQQYQNVPYGLQSVPELQDYILRNMQSAGDVHEMYERSLQVEPREREDEKIARLLSESGFL is encoded by the exons ATGGTCTCCGACTGCCGGCCTGCCTCACCACATTACGACCAAGGACGACAACCAGCTCGAGCTTCACGTGAAAGAGGAGACACGCACGAGGGCGACATATCCAGCCAGCAATCGTCGCAAACGAGGCGCGACAATTACCCCTTTGCGCCGCGCAGGATGAGCGGGCTGGCAGGCTCTCACACGGGTGGGCAACTTTACGTGCGCGCATTATACGACTACGATGCGGATGATAGGACATCTCTTTCATTTCGGAGTGGAGACATT ATCCAGGTCATCACTCAACTGGAGAGCGGCTGGTGGGATGGCGTGATCC ACGGCGTCAGAGGATGGTTCCCAAGCAACTACTGCGCGGTGGTGGCACCTCCATACGAAGATGGCATGGACAACACAATACGAGGCGATTCCGAAGCAGAAGAGTCAGAGGAAGAGTACGTCGAGCAGGAGGCAGAGCATCCCGCGAATCGCGTGTCGGACAACAACGAGACTGCGACTGTGAACCAAGAGGAAGCGGCGTTCTGGATACCTCAGGCTACACCAGATGGCAGGCTGTTCTACTTCAACACTCTCACCGGCGAGAGCACAATGGAGCTACCCCTCGAAGCACCCACGTCTGCGAATGAGACTGGACCGAGAGATCGCACCAATATATTCATCCCGGACCAGACTAGACCGCCCGCAGACTTCATGTCATCTGGCTATGAGCGCGACGATGATACCGATTATGCTTCCGCGTCAGAAGCTGAAGACGCGTCCCTCACACAAGGATCAAAGGCCTCGAGC CATCGACGCAGGCGTTCTTATTTGTCTGACGGTGTATCACCTGCGACGTCCATGGATTCTCTGAGCCAAGTCGATCCGCTGAGCCGCTCTCGCACAAATCTCACGGAAGCAAGCAACATGTCGCTTTCGGCGATGCAGCAGGGTATTCCACCCGTTGGTACCACCATGACCTCTTTCGCTAATGCACCGACTGGCGGATCGAGCACCTCGTTGTTACCTCGGCGATTCTTCGACGATGCGCACGCTGTTCCTTTGACCTGGAATACTATGGTAGAAGACATGCGACGCGCGGTGCAACGATATCGTGAGGTCGTCAGCGCTGGGGAGCGGTCAGAGTTCGTTCGCAAAGCTGAGGATATCTCCGACCACCTCCGTCTATTGCTTGCTGCCGGCTCTGGAACGACGGACAACCACAGCGGCAACCCTTCCATCATTTCTACCAACAAGGCCCTTTACCCACACTTCAGAGAGATGATGTCACGCTTCTCCAAGTTGGTGCTGTCTTCGCACATTGCCGCAGCAGACTTCCCTGCTCCAGACTCCACTCAGAAGTGCTTGCATGAGGCTGAGGGTGTGCTCCATGGGGTGTACGGCTTCGTTGAGGTCGCGCGCCAGCAGCGTGGCGAAGAGATTCCCCGCCTGACGCCAGGCTTCGTTATGGGCAGTAAGACTGCCGGTAATTGGCAGAGCAACGGACTTGACCCGCGAGATCGCAATGGATCCATGTCCTTCATGGACGATGAGCACGACACCTCCACAGAACCCACTGCCACTCTTGACGCTGAACTTCTTTCGCGACTTGACGACCTCAAGCGGCTCATTGTATCCAGCATTCGAAGACTCGACGAACATCTCGTGCTGCGGGATAAACTCATCACACATCACAAACACCGACAGATTGGCGACGCGATATGCAGGTCTGGCACACAAGTGATTGAGGTCTGTCGGCCATACATGTCCACGATCGAGTCCGTCAACTTGCAACCACTTCATTCACCGCTACAGACCCCTCAGCTGAACGACTTCGCCGAGCACAAGCAGAGGTTTTACGACTCCACTGCGGACCTCATCGTCGCGTGCCAGATTGTTGCAAGCCCACTTGGAGACGAATGGGCAGAGATCAGGGGACCATCTCTTGAAGAGCGGTTGACTCGCCTGAAGTCTGTTGGCCGAGACCTGGACACTGCTACTAACCAGATCTACTTCTCCCTACAACTCCTCTCAGAGCTGATACCACACGACTCGAACAAGGAACACCGCCTCACAGATGGAGGCGCGCCATTCGAGCAGCAGGTGAAGAACAAGAACCACTTGCGACCAACTCTTGCGGACATTGGCACATCAAAGTCCTACTCCGAAGGCACAAACGCACCTCCACCATCTGCGCGCAGTGCAGAAAGCTCCAACAGTTCGAAGGTCGAGCGCTTTTTTGGGCAGGTGCCTGCTGCCAACGCGCCAGGTCGCGACTCCGAAGAGATGCCCGACTACTTGCGGCTGGACCACGAAGGTGAGATTGCTTACGACATCAAGGTAGATCCACCGCAGCTGCGAGGAGGTACTCTGGTTGGTCTGGTGGAACAGCTGACGCGACACGACCGACTGGATTCGCCCTTCAACAACACTTTCCTCCTGACGTATCGGTCATTCACCTCGGCGGAAGAGCTCTTTGAGCTACTCGTAAAGCGATGGACGATACAGCCCCTGTACGGCTTGACTGGACAAGATATGCAAACATGGATCGACAAGAAACAGAAGCCGATCAGATTCAGAGTGGTCAACATTTTGAAGTCGTGGATGGACAACTATTGGATGGAGGCGAACGACGAGGTCAGCCAGAAATTGCTGCAGCGCGTTCACACTTTCGCAAAAGATACTGTCCAGTCGACAAGCACACCTGGAGCTGTGCCTTTGATCGCCGCGATCGAGCAACGACTACGTGGCCAGGACTCGTCGAATAAGCGACTAGTCCTTACATTGAACTCACAAGCGCCGGCGCCGATCATACCGAAGAACATGAAGAAGCTCAAGTTCTTAGACATTGATGCGCTGGAGTTCGCGCGACAGCTGACGATAATCGAATCGAAGCTTTACGGAAAGATCAAGCCCACGGAATGCTTGAACAAGACCTGGCAGAAGAAGCTCGCGCCGGGAGAGGCAGATCCAGCGGAGAACGTGAAGGCACTCATCCTTCACTCTAACCAGCTTACAAACTGGGTCGCGCAGATGATTCTCACACAAGCCGACGTCAAGAGACGTGTTGTGGTCATCAAGCACTTTGTCTCGATCGCCGACAAGTGTCGAACACTCAACAACTTCTCTTGCCTGACATCCATTATCTCTGCGCTAGGCTCGGCACCGATCCATCGACTGAATAGGACGTGGTCTCAAGTCAATGCTAGGACGACCGCGACACTGGAATCGATGCGCAAACTAATGGGCTCCACGAAGAACTTCTTGGAGTACCGCGAATCGCTACACAAGGCGAACCCGCCCTGCATCCCATTCTTCGGTATCTACCTGACAGATTTGACGTTCATCGAAGACGGTATTCCTGGCATCATCAAGAAGACACAATTGATCAACTTCGCCAAGCGAGCGAAGACCGCAGAGGTCATCCGCGACATCCAGCAGTACCAGAATGTGCCGTATGGACTACAGTCTGTGCCCGAGCTCCAGGACTACATTCTTCGTAACATGCAGAGTGCTGGAGACGTGCATGAGATGTACGAGCGCAGTCTGCAGGTAGAGCCGCGTGAGAGGGAGGATGAGAAGATCGCGAG ATTGTTGTCAGAATCGGGTTTCTTGTAG